Proteins encoded together in one Telopea speciosissima isolate NSW1024214 ecotype Mountain lineage chromosome 6, Tspe_v1, whole genome shotgun sequence window:
- the LOC122664625 gene encoding WEB family protein At3g02930, chloroplastic-like, whose translation MKSSKPKSSIPEASQSKSTPATPRVSRLSRGVAKSDTDSPSPLQNPRLSIDRRGVAKSDTDSPSPLQNPRLSIDRSPRSADPKPAIDRRSPKLKIATPPDKPRVLKGSELQAQLNLVQEDLKKWKERLASAEKEKARVLDELKEAKRLAEEANEKLCEALVAQKRAEENSEIEKFRAVELEQAGIDAAQKQEEEWQKELEAVRSQHSVDVAALLSATQELQRVKQELAMTSDAKNQALNHADDAAKIAEIHAEKVELLSAELTRVKAMLESKSEREANESTQLIKKLNSEVNSLKQELDKAKGIELKLVETEALVEQFRTEVEAAKKAELIASNLVVEWQKKAEEFESQVEEASQMERSATESLDLLMKQLEGKSNLLQDAESEIASLKAKVDSMEISIGQQRKDFEESEQHLETAKKEALEMVQMVEFIKAELETVTEEKMQALNNEQLAASSVQDLLAEKNKLINELETSRDEEEKSKKALESLASAMHEVSAEAREAKEKLLSSKDELENAKTKIEDLKLVVKTNEKYETMFEESKQEIDLLTKALDYSNHEVKNSKAEWERKELNLVSSIKKSEEETYAAKREIDRLVRLLKVAEDEARSAKEEGIRILSTLKQTESEVSSLKEVTEEAKAENMRLRERLLDKENELQSITQENEELRTRETAAFAKAEELSKLLEEASAKNIPVENGELSDSEKDYDLLPKVVEFSAENGNGGKEDKHTFEFPYKHLVEPQEDKDQEKDVVVPVELKVENGNRNHNEGNGNPQEENRNPQKEEKKEEQGDDSVKVEVKMWENCKIEERDLSPEKEPDQESFEEDLDSKADGENFDQVNGLPPSDSMKNGGSPPSKEQQLKKKKPLFKKFGSLLKRRTTSGK comes from the exons ATGAAATCTTCTAAACCCAA ATCCAGTATTCCTGAAGCTTCACAGAGCAAAAGCACACCAGCAACTCCAAGAGTTAGCAGACTAAGCAGGGGTGTTGCTAAATCAGATACTGATTCACCTTCTCCCCTGCAAAACCCACGACTTTCGATTGACCGCAGGGGTGTTGCTAAATCAGATACTGATTCACCTTCTCCCCTGCAAAACCCACGACTTTCGATTGACCGTTCCCCAAGATCAGCTGACCCAAAGCCTGCCATTGATCGCCGATCCCCAAAGCTAAAGATTGCTACTCCTCCCGAT AAACCACGAGTATTGAAAGGATCAGAACTACAGGCTCAACTGAATCTTGTTCAGGAAGATCTTAAGAAGTGGAAGGAGCGATTAGCTTCTGCAGAGAAGGAGAAAGCTCGGGTGCTCGACGAATTGAAGGAAGCCAAGAGATTGGCTGAGGAAGCAAATGAGAAGCTTTGTGAGGCCCTTGTTGCTCAGAAACGAGCTGAGGAAAATTCTGAGATTGAGAAGTTCAGAGCTGTTGAGTTGGAGCAGGCAGGTATTGATGCAGCTCAAAAGCAAGAAGAGGAGTGGCAGAAAGAACTCGAGGCTGTTAGGAGTCAACATTCTGTGGATGTTGCTGCTTTGCTTTCTGCCACCCAAGAGCTCCAACGGGTGAAGCAGGAGCTAGCTATGACCTCTGATGCGAAAAATCAGGCCCTTAACCATGCTGATGATGCAGCTAAAATTGCAGAAATCCATGCTGAGAAGGTCGAGCTTTTGTCTGCAGAGCTGACTCGGGTGAAGGCCATGCTCGAATCGAAGTCAGAGAGAGAGGCTAATGAGAGCACTCAGTTGATAAAGAAACTGAACTCTGAGGTGAATTCTCTGAAACAAGAGCTAGATAAAGCAAAAGGTATTGAGCTGAAGTTGGTTGAAACAGAAGCTTTGGTTGAACAATTTAGAACTGAAGTGGAGGCTGCAAAAAAGGCCGAATTAATTGCCAGTAATTTGGTGGTGGAGTGGCAGAAGAAGGCCGAGGAATTTGAAAGTCAAGTTGAAGAAGCAAGCCAAATGGAGAGATCTGCAACTGAATCATTGGATTTATTGATGAAACAACTAGAAGGGAAGAGTAATTTATTGCAGGATGCAGAATCTGAAATTGCTTCTCTTAAAGCGAAAGTGGATTCAATGGAGATCTCAATTGGGCAACAGAGAAAGGATTTTGAAGAATCAGAACAACATCTTGAGACAGCTAAGAAAGAGGCATTGGAAATGGTACAGATGGTTGAATTTATTAAGGCTGAGCTTGAAACTGTGACGGAGGAGAAAATGCAGGCACTGAACAATGAGCAGCTTGCAGCTTCGAGTGTTCAAGACCTTCTAGCTGAGAAGAACAAACTAATAAATGAGCTAGAAACCTCTAGggatgaagaggagaagagtaaGAAGGCATTGGAAAGCTTAGCTTCAGCAATGCATGAAGTCTCTGCAGAAGCAAGAGAAGCCAAAGAGAAGCTTTTGTCCAGTAAAGATGAGCTTGAAAATGCTAAGACCAAGATAGAAGATTTGAAATTAGTCGTGAAAACAAACGAGAAGTACGAAACCATGTTTGAGGAGTCAAAACAAGAGATCGATCTTCTTACAAAAGCTCTTGATTACTCCAATCATGAAGTCAAGAACTCCAAGGCTGAATGGGAACGAAAAGAGCTCAACTTAGTGAGTTCTATAAAGaaatcagaagaagaaacctATGCTGCTAAACGAGAAATTGATAGGCTTGTTCGTTTACTCAAAGTAGCTGAGGATGAAGCTCGGTCTGCAAAGGAGGAAGGAATCAGGATTCTGAGTACCCTAAAGCAAACCGAATCAGAGGTGAGTTCTTTGAAAGAGGTCACAGAGGAAGCTAAGGCTGAGAACATGAGACTGAGGGAGAGATTATTGGACAAAGAGAATGAGTTGCAAAGTATCACTCAGGAGAATGAGGAGCTCCGGACTAGAGAAACTGCTGCTTTTGCAAAAGCTGAGGAGTTGTCAAAGTTGCTTGAAGAGGCTTCTGCCAAGAACATTCCTGTGGAAAATGGAGAGCTATCTGATAGTGAGAAAGATTATGATCTGCTACCCAAGGTAGTAGAGTTCTCAGCGGAAAATGGAAATGGAGGAAAAGAGGATAAGCACACGTTTGAATTTCCTTATAAACATCTTGTGGAACCTCAGGAAGACAAAGATCAGGAAAAGGATGTGGTGGTACCTGTGGAATTAAAGGTGGAGAATGGGAATAGAAACCATAACGAAGGGAATGGAAATCCccaagaagagaatagaaacccccaaaaagaggaaaagaaagaagaacaaggtgaTGATTCAGTAAAGGTGGAGGTCAAGATGTGGGAGAACTGCAAGATTGAGGAGAGGGATCTCTCACCAGAGAAAGAGCCTGACCAGGAATCCTTTGAAGAAGACCTTGATTCAAAGGCGGATGGAGAGAATTTTGACCAGGTGAATGGGTTACCTCCATCAGACAGCATGAAAAATGGGGGAAGCCCTCCATCTAAGGAGCAGCAgctaaaaaagaagaagccatTGTTCAAGAAGTTCGGAAGCCTGTTAAAGAGGAGGACCACCAGTGGCAAATAA